In the genome of Actinomadura graeca, one region contains:
- a CDS encoding LamG domain-containing protein: MAKLPELPKLKIAGPFWAAEAEVIRLADPATNLAFRTLFADTTPRQAAGEDDVLLPGSLLALVYVTAVTISPTSGGTPQYVWKRSGNKPDGKLSPQAIRAAISAGTASLLLLQAPADGWAKGVAGKLPTFTCLGGEIILDPMTAQASATQKLYTALGIEPAAITQRTGPARLLGALAVHAGGLSAFGQIRLLWDGAPVKAVFQLARVVPDPVPAGTAVRGFRMTIEAERLTEGERAAVIASWRRLNRYLNPNNPLNGLAEPLPMPEWATLELANPLAIPRLFWEIAPWQEQPGTRPIGFAGDEFGVLLSDRRPYDPAAQPDTLARITPASARVAVDGAKLRVELKAGGPPAGSTGVLGYQAARDGTGWSERVTLAATTLAFDPNEAARRLRATLREPEPSWTRAAEGGTRPVTPAVLWGFTPLDDGWAQLPLPNLSEQVYLDAGAAREEPAPPPGNLLLGAVGFGNDDPAGGGRVPGEQPWSLTLAAAQRMTATWVLAPSGQEYRLQSAELALDAPEVALNGLFWLSTEAPTAADALPGLDDWIGGLETLPLHTVTGRELFAPLVRLAFETISFAWRSKPVPSAGLSAWAFQYGVDPALLRALVDAGALPSDTLGAALPLVWRRHPALPMVQALALTQSVSPPNVPIAGRQLVPFELPVTRQDGIDLPAGWRFAAEGAEGWPRYGGALSPAREWLGTDEAKLYDLPLTALSLPGLVLDPRPDGDAPQNDAALGLPLQYRYDLPYTDEVRALAQLPKILKDPRESSPLPDTARPEPPRPLTRADYAGHWRRLAERAGLAAADGVAAFARQDGRTVLRHLASIHAWPVQATLALDGYPGELRLDNAAPAPSAPLALTGEAALLGIDGDFADGAGGLRRLPPDTPADPARYRLTAGSMAARLAGDGGFADQRGLVRGASLPTSNLIRTPLGHPTAGDVQLTTTRVPLALGHGAASWRLWFRDLPAQGATYSKASARSPKAVELDLDANDPEARSSDYEHRTGYEWRLRPLDDDPDAPPPGLDLFGLRFFPLVLDRVVFAGDGVTTVDVIGRLQLPVAGSGDEQAELGNCVRLTFSGGGTALNLSAIGLDGGALEWPLAVSAGEAGDAPRLRVGGIALASGGAGLTAGQVRLSFHLFRVEWTAALPPIGFPGPTTPPFTLSGASSPDPIVPQRVALGLDMTGGEHTLKLTLAVRVGRPPTGLRALYRFDEGGGAIVHDSSGIGEPLHLSAATTQGLSWSPNGLTLTKATLIRSGVPATKLNAAVKASNEISVEAWVKPVTGGLTGGQFTIVTVSSDAGHRNVALQQRKGLLDSSFADLWLRTGVTSDEGAPDLATPAGSLGTSLTHLACTRSADGRTRIYINGQLKAEHDVGGTLAAWDDRFELALGDEITGGRAWLGTYRMLAVHDRALTAEEVAARFGAGPAAVPATTRGEAVAAALTFDLMAKGADRFTLDSASLFGDLALAVELPDGSPAALADDTTLQFGWHGYSAAQPEGVQLLPGMRLADAQTPGLSGRAAPGFATVTFRATARPDDLPKLPLTGAFVEALLIAHWGRSLHDPRPGRSADAAELFGSSAGDLVVGFTSRLQDSDWQEGFLFNGMLTATNLVSWPQQLNHDPVAARITLPAARAAGPPPLTHMRHTIRVLLNQHELPGSVLTGAEGPLLFTFAQGQSWQTLALVEHQLVEVTPASDASGGTLGREARWTAVQEVRLLAPQRAAQFLRAMAALKTTDPVEGVSPLGSVSAGYLGAGLSALLADSGAALDALPRDTLLIEASAHHLIRQTPVAESVATTLQFLPTGSQGALLSSPADYAPSDPADPRWLLLTMPFVGRLQDTARDLAQPAAGQAGPLQIDPLLLIARLRAAAPATALPALALALSGWADSTPLAVTFASLDTVVGRSFARLDPLALEESWFRAQNPPPEPQDALLQSILAALPETPARLSRPVALRRAFDPRRSVYPPQPDSRPALPEPSPYADPVWREDGLLLTQAVSTLAPTNKPPYGWTLAAALITGSGLLGQAPADGQDPRRYPAATLIPAPLTVDGAENPRPLNIVVSPYLGLQWRPAPTVPAGGPSPLQPRLLVAELLCLAPGTTRLQPVASRMWSVRPETPELADEDQLRAQAQSWAVQSQRLLAPESPIAVLRYRTISDNTRPDDVGEAALTTGYAFALVRVTTTSPLAKRLFRIRPGLAGLRYREGQCHVAAIPASPRDFELAPPQTAGVQPLHLTRRPVREDLPAWPWGLSALRVSVHYTKGQRGVIGAATPGAAGQTLWWQTVQRTVQFRSALHTGRPAGGLPRRFRAPAVRSLLPAPPDPPLPALTGPLFDQPDLPKPDGRQPGIPEGLALERWQPVLPGGLRYLVSGARPGVFVTLRNHVLRQSGITLSGEHPRPRGLAMLSGGLPVQHRTPRPVPLPANVDGRQGVALRTWASHFDPEKPALVTSSPADEAFRAGFDDPPENPTYRPTAQRLRLQLAAVDRSALDVGWDGVLTFVYRVDGAIPLVGGQKPETPETRIADWGLALELVGAGRVTALENITTPTLALTPALRAQLAAVGVPLPGPEVDTVETAKLSIHQFGLPGDAKTRADRARGLIAGMAPGATIHARVGARFAPREPGAEPYHDGYSHVLRFPLRVADPSAPYLPLVPRYVHFEDPEYNRRLASPSAHASVSVQFPQQAAGGTSPQRVITLSAERRECNPGSTLAIRFDWDEAPPGSPRVTLTLQKIDLDQTPRELTNPNAAGGPQTLDPGKLYELSLAALQKANGPFTPGERLRLVLHVDSGPVKPAVVQLDITIVEAPVIPATEAAYALLRKQAVGDRTHVECPRFAWGPEAQRVELVNPADLRTEVVRRRAVFQFTDSTRPGRSEVYAIQKLTQTGSTHIPLDG; the protein is encoded by the coding sequence ATGGCGAAACTCCCCGAGCTGCCGAAGCTGAAGATCGCGGGCCCCTTCTGGGCGGCCGAGGCCGAGGTGATCCGGCTGGCCGACCCGGCCACCAACCTCGCGTTCCGCACCCTGTTCGCGGACACGACGCCACGCCAGGCCGCCGGCGAGGACGACGTGCTGCTGCCGGGCTCCCTGCTGGCGCTGGTCTACGTCACCGCCGTCACGATCAGCCCGACCAGCGGCGGCACACCGCAGTACGTGTGGAAGCGCAGCGGGAACAAGCCCGACGGCAAGCTCTCACCGCAGGCGATCCGCGCCGCGATCAGCGCGGGCACCGCCAGCCTGCTGCTCCTGCAGGCCCCGGCCGACGGCTGGGCGAAGGGCGTCGCCGGCAAGCTGCCGACCTTCACTTGCCTCGGCGGCGAGATCATCCTCGATCCGATGACGGCCCAGGCGAGCGCCACGCAGAAGCTGTACACCGCGCTGGGGATCGAGCCGGCGGCGATCACGCAGCGGACCGGGCCGGCCCGCCTGCTCGGTGCCCTCGCCGTCCACGCCGGCGGCCTCTCGGCCTTCGGCCAGATCCGCCTGCTCTGGGACGGCGCGCCGGTCAAAGCCGTGTTCCAGCTCGCGCGGGTCGTCCCCGACCCCGTGCCGGCGGGGACCGCGGTGCGAGGCTTCCGGATGACGATCGAGGCGGAGCGGCTGACGGAGGGCGAGCGCGCGGCGGTCATCGCCTCCTGGCGGCGCCTCAACCGCTATCTCAACCCGAACAACCCGCTGAACGGCCTGGCCGAGCCGCTGCCCATGCCGGAATGGGCCACTTTGGAGCTCGCCAACCCGCTCGCGATCCCGCGTCTCTTCTGGGAGATCGCACCCTGGCAGGAGCAGCCCGGCACACGTCCGATCGGCTTCGCCGGGGACGAGTTCGGCGTGCTCCTCAGTGATCGTCGGCCCTACGACCCGGCCGCCCAGCCGGACACACTCGCCCGGATCACGCCCGCGAGCGCGCGCGTGGCCGTCGACGGCGCGAAACTGCGGGTGGAGCTGAAGGCGGGCGGGCCGCCGGCCGGCTCCACCGGCGTGCTCGGCTACCAGGCCGCCCGCGACGGCACGGGCTGGAGCGAACGGGTCACCCTCGCCGCCACCACGCTCGCCTTCGACCCCAACGAGGCCGCGCGCCGGCTCCGCGCCACACTGCGGGAGCCCGAGCCGTCCTGGACCCGGGCGGCGGAAGGCGGCACCCGCCCCGTCACGCCGGCCGTGCTGTGGGGATTCACGCCGCTGGACGACGGCTGGGCGCAGCTTCCGCTGCCCAACCTGTCCGAGCAGGTCTACCTCGACGCGGGAGCGGCCCGGGAGGAGCCCGCCCCGCCGCCCGGCAACCTGCTGCTCGGCGCCGTCGGCTTCGGCAATGACGACCCGGCCGGGGGCGGCCGGGTCCCCGGCGAGCAGCCCTGGAGCCTGACCCTCGCCGCGGCCCAGCGCATGACCGCCACGTGGGTGCTCGCCCCGAGCGGCCAGGAGTACCGGCTCCAGTCGGCCGAGCTGGCGCTGGACGCCCCCGAGGTGGCGCTCAACGGCCTGTTCTGGCTGAGCACCGAGGCGCCCACCGCGGCCGACGCCCTGCCCGGTCTCGACGACTGGATCGGCGGCCTGGAAACCCTGCCCTTGCATACCGTCACCGGACGCGAGCTGTTCGCGCCCCTCGTGCGGCTCGCCTTCGAGACGATCAGCTTCGCATGGCGGAGCAAGCCCGTCCCCTCGGCCGGTCTCAGCGCCTGGGCCTTCCAGTACGGTGTCGACCCGGCGCTGCTGCGGGCCCTCGTGGACGCCGGTGCCCTGCCGTCCGACACCCTCGGCGCCGCCCTGCCTCTCGTCTGGCGCCGCCACCCGGCTCTGCCGATGGTGCAGGCCCTCGCGCTCACCCAGAGCGTCAGCCCGCCCAACGTGCCGATCGCCGGCCGGCAGCTCGTCCCGTTCGAGCTGCCGGTGACCCGCCAGGACGGCATCGATCTGCCTGCCGGGTGGCGCTTCGCGGCGGAGGGCGCCGAGGGCTGGCCGCGCTACGGCGGCGCCCTCTCGCCCGCCCGTGAATGGCTCGGCACGGACGAGGCGAAGCTGTACGACCTGCCCCTGACGGCGCTGTCGCTGCCCGGCCTGGTGCTCGACCCGCGTCCCGACGGCGACGCTCCGCAGAACGACGCCGCGCTCGGCCTGCCCCTTCAGTACCGCTACGACCTGCCCTACACCGACGAGGTCCGGGCCCTGGCCCAGCTTCCCAAGATCCTCAAAGATCCTCGCGAGAGCTCTCCGCTGCCCGACACGGCGCGGCCCGAGCCACCGCGTCCGCTCACCCGCGCGGACTACGCCGGCCACTGGCGGCGCCTCGCCGAGCGCGCCGGCCTCGCCGCCGCCGACGGCGTCGCCGCGTTCGCCCGGCAGGACGGCCGGACCGTGCTGCGCCACCTGGCCTCGATCCACGCCTGGCCGGTCCAGGCGACGCTCGCCCTGGACGGATATCCCGGCGAACTCCGCCTGGACAACGCCGCCCCCGCCCCGAGCGCCCCCTTGGCGCTGACGGGGGAGGCGGCCCTGCTCGGGATCGACGGCGACTTCGCCGATGGAGCGGGCGGCCTGCGCCGCCTGCCCCCGGACACGCCCGCGGACCCGGCCCGGTACCGGCTGACGGCCGGAAGCATGGCCGCCCGCCTCGCCGGTGACGGCGGCTTCGCCGACCAGCGCGGCCTGGTACGCGGCGCGAGCCTGCCCACGTCCAACCTGATCAGGACTCCGCTGGGCCATCCCACGGCCGGTGACGTGCAGCTGACGACCACCCGCGTGCCCCTTGCCCTCGGCCACGGCGCGGCGTCCTGGCGGCTCTGGTTCCGCGACCTGCCCGCCCAGGGGGCCACCTACAGCAAAGCCTCCGCCCGTTCGCCGAAGGCCGTCGAGCTCGACCTCGACGCCAACGACCCCGAGGCGCGCAGCAGCGACTACGAGCACCGCACCGGGTACGAGTGGCGCCTGCGCCCGCTCGACGACGACCCCGACGCGCCCCCGCCCGGCCTCGACCTGTTCGGCCTGCGGTTCTTCCCGCTGGTCCTCGACCGCGTGGTCTTCGCCGGTGACGGCGTGACCACGGTGGACGTGATAGGGCGGCTGCAGCTCCCGGTGGCCGGTTCCGGTGACGAGCAGGCCGAACTGGGCAACTGCGTGCGGCTGACCTTCTCCGGCGGCGGCACCGCGCTGAACCTCAGCGCCATCGGCCTGGACGGCGGCGCCCTGGAGTGGCCGCTGGCCGTCTCCGCCGGTGAGGCCGGTGACGCGCCGCGCCTGCGGGTCGGCGGCATCGCACTGGCGTCCGGCGGTGCCGGGCTCACCGCCGGGCAGGTGCGGCTCTCCTTCCACCTGTTCCGGGTGGAGTGGACGGCCGCCCTGCCGCCGATCGGCTTCCCCGGTCCCACGACGCCGCCCTTCACCCTGTCCGGCGCGTCCAGCCCGGACCCGATCGTGCCGCAGCGGGTCGCCCTCGGCCTCGACATGACCGGCGGCGAGCACACACTGAAGCTCACCCTCGCCGTGCGGGTCGGCAGACCGCCCACCGGCCTGCGGGCCCTCTACCGCTTCGACGAGGGCGGCGGCGCGATCGTCCACGACTCCTCCGGCATCGGGGAGCCGCTGCACCTGAGCGCGGCCACGACCCAGGGCTTGAGCTGGAGCCCCAACGGCCTGACCCTCACCAAAGCGACGCTCATCCGCTCGGGCGTCCCCGCCACGAAGCTGAACGCCGCGGTGAAGGCGAGCAACGAGATCAGCGTCGAGGCGTGGGTGAAGCCCGTCACCGGCGGGCTGACGGGCGGGCAATTCACCATCGTCACCGTCTCGTCCGACGCCGGGCACCGGAACGTGGCCCTTCAGCAGCGCAAGGGACTGCTGGATTCGTCCTTCGCCGACCTGTGGCTGCGCACCGGTGTCACCAGCGACGAGGGCGCCCCCGACCTCGCCACCCCGGCCGGCTCGCTCGGCACGTCCCTGACCCACCTGGCCTGCACACGCTCCGCCGACGGCCGGACCCGGATCTACATCAACGGGCAGCTCAAGGCCGAGCACGACGTGGGCGGGACCCTGGCCGCGTGGGACGACCGGTTCGAACTGGCCCTCGGCGATGAGATCACGGGCGGCCGTGCCTGGCTGGGCACCTACCGCATGCTCGCGGTCCACGACCGTGCCCTCACCGCCGAGGAGGTGGCCGCGCGCTTCGGCGCGGGTCCGGCGGCGGTGCCCGCCACGACCAGAGGCGAGGCCGTCGCGGCCGCGCTGACCTTCGATCTCATGGCGAAGGGGGCGGATCGTTTCACGCTCGACTCCGCGAGCCTCTTCGGCGACCTCGCCCTCGCCGTCGAGCTCCCCGACGGCTCGCCCGCCGCCCTGGCCGACGACACCACGCTGCAGTTCGGCTGGCACGGCTACAGCGCGGCACAGCCCGAGGGCGTCCAGCTGCTGCCCGGCATGCGCCTCGCCGATGCCCAGACGCCCGGCCTGAGCGGACGCGCCGCCCCCGGCTTCGCCACCGTCACGTTCCGCGCCACCGCCCGGCCGGACGACCTGCCGAAGCTGCCCCTGACCGGCGCCTTCGTGGAGGCCCTGCTCATAGCCCACTGGGGCCGCTCGCTGCATGATCCCCGTCCGGGCCGAAGCGCCGACGCGGCAGAGCTGTTCGGCTCCTCGGCCGGAGACCTCGTCGTGGGCTTCACCTCGCGGCTGCAGGATTCCGACTGGCAGGAGGGCTTCCTGTTCAACGGGATGCTGACCGCGACCAACCTTGTCTCCTGGCCGCAGCAGCTCAACCACGACCCGGTCGCCGCGCGCATCACCCTGCCGGCGGCACGCGCCGCCGGGCCCCCGCCCTTGACGCATATGCGTCACACGATCAGGGTGCTGCTGAACCAGCACGAACTGCCCGGCTCCGTCCTGACCGGCGCCGAGGGCCCCCTGCTGTTCACCTTCGCCCAGGGCCAGAGCTGGCAGACCCTGGCCCTGGTCGAGCACCAGCTCGTCGAGGTGACGCCGGCGTCCGACGCGAGCGGCGGGACCCTCGGCCGCGAGGCCCGCTGGACGGCCGTGCAGGAGGTGCGCCTGCTCGCACCCCAGCGCGCCGCACAGTTCCTCCGCGCCATGGCCGCCCTCAAGACCACCGACCCCGTCGAAGGCGTCAGCCCGCTCGGCAGCGTGAGCGCCGGCTACCTGGGCGCCGGGCTGTCGGCCCTGCTGGCCGATTCGGGGGCGGCGCTCGACGCACTGCCCCGGGACACACTGCTCATCGAGGCGAGCGCCCACCACCTGATCAGGCAGACGCCCGTCGCGGAAAGCGTGGCCACCACGCTGCAGTTCCTCCCGACCGGCAGCCAGGGCGCCCTGCTCAGCAGCCCGGCGGACTACGCGCCCAGTGACCCGGCCGACCCGCGCTGGCTGCTGCTGACCATGCCCTTCGTGGGAAGGCTCCAGGACACGGCCCGTGACCTGGCCCAACCAGCCGCCGGGCAGGCCGGCCCGCTGCAGATCGACCCGCTGCTGCTCATCGCCCGCCTGCGCGCCGCGGCCCCCGCCACCGCCCTGCCCGCCCTGGCCCTCGCCCTCTCCGGCTGGGCGGACAGCACCCCTCTGGCCGTCACCTTCGCCAGCCTGGACACCGTCGTCGGACGCAGCTTCGCCCGGCTCGATCCCCTGGCTCTGGAGGAAAGCTGGTTCCGGGCTCAGAACCCGCCCCCCGAACCGCAGGACGCCCTCCTGCAGAGCATCCTCGCGGCCCTCCCCGAGACACCGGCCCGGCTGAGCCGCCCGGTCGCCCTGCGCCGGGCCTTCGACCCGCGCCGCTCCGTCTACCCGCCACAGCCGGACAGCCGGCCGGCCCTCCCCGAACCCTCCCCCTACGCCGACCCTGTCTGGCGTGAGGACGGGCTGCTGCTGACCCAAGCCGTGAGCACTCTCGCGCCGACCAACAAGCCGCCCTACGGCTGGACCCTGGCCGCCGCGCTCATCACGGGCAGCGGGTTGCTCGGCCAGGCGCCCGCCGACGGACAGGACCCTCGCCGCTATCCCGCCGCCACTCTCATCCCCGCGCCGCTGACTGTCGACGGGGCGGAGAACCCGCGTCCGCTGAACATCGTGGTCAGCCCGTACCTGGGGCTCCAGTGGCGACCGGCTCCGACGGTCCCGGCGGGCGGTCCTTCGCCGCTGCAACCGCGGCTGCTGGTGGCCGAGTTGCTCTGCCTCGCACCCGGTACCACCCGGCTGCAGCCCGTCGCGAGCCGCATGTGGAGCGTCCGGCCGGAAACGCCCGAGCTGGCCGACGAGGACCAGCTGCGTGCCCAGGCCCAGAGCTGGGCCGTCCAGTCCCAGCGCCTCCTGGCGCCGGAGTCGCCGATCGCTGTTCTGCGCTACCGGACGATCAGTGACAACACCCGCCCGGACGACGTGGGGGAGGCGGCCCTGACCACGGGCTACGCCTTCGCCCTCGTCCGGGTGACGACCACGTCGCCACTGGCGAAGCGGCTGTTCCGCATCCGCCCGGGACTCGCCGGCCTGCGTTACCGCGAGGGCCAGTGCCATGTCGCGGCGATCCCCGCGAGCCCCCGCGACTTCGAGCTCGCGCCGCCGCAGACGGCCGGGGTGCAGCCGCTCCACCTCACCCGGCGCCCGGTGCGCGAGGACCTGCCCGCGTGGCCCTGGGGTCTCAGCGCGCTGCGCGTCAGCGTGCACTACACCAAGGGACAGCGGGGCGTCATCGGCGCCGCCACCCCCGGTGCGGCGGGCCAGACGCTCTGGTGGCAGACCGTCCAGCGCACGGTGCAGTTCCGCTCGGCCCTGCACACCGGCCGGCCGGCCGGCGGCCTGCCGCGGCGCTTCCGCGCACCGGCCGTCCGCAGCCTGCTCCCCGCACCGCCCGACCCGCCACTGCCGGCGCTGACCGGGCCGCTGTTCGATCAGCCCGACCTCCCCAAGCCGGACGGCCGGCAGCCGGGGATCCCGGAGGGCCTGGCCCTGGAACGCTGGCAGCCGGTCCTGCCCGGCGGGCTGCGCTATCTGGTCAGCGGCGCGCGTCCCGGTGTGTTCGTGACGCTCCGCAACCATGTCCTGCGCCAGAGCGGCATCACCTTGTCCGGTGAGCACCCACGCCCGCGCGGCCTCGCCATGCTCTCTGGCGGGCTCCCGGTTCAGCACCGGACCCCGCGTCCCGTGCCACTGCCGGCCAATGTCGACGGCCGGCAGGGAGTCGCGCTGCGCACCTGGGCAAGCCACTTCGACCCCGAGAAGCCGGCATTGGTCACGTCGTCCCCGGCCGATGAGGCATTCCGCGCCGGTTTCGACGACCCGCCTGAGAATCCGACGTACCGGCCGACCGCCCAGCGCCTCCGGCTCCAGCTCGCCGCAGTCGACCGCTCCGCACTGGACGTGGGCTGGGACGGAGTCCTGACCTTCGTCTACCGGGTCGACGGCGCCATCCCGCTGGTCGGCGGGCAGAAGCCGGAGACACCGGAGACCCGCATCGCCGACTGGGGCCTGGCCCTGGAGCTCGTAGGCGCCGGGCGGGTCACCGCGCTTGAGAACATCACCACCCCGACCCTGGCGCTGACACCGGCCCTGCGGGCCCAGCTCGCCGCGGTCGGCGTGCCCCTGCCGGGCCCGGAGGTCGACACCGTCGAGACGGCGAAGCTGTCGATCCACCAGTTCGGGCTCCCCGGCGACGCGAAGACCCGCGCCGACCGGGCCCGCGGGCTGATCGCCGGCATGGCGCCCGGCGCGACGATCCATGCCCGCGTCGGAGCGCGGTTCGCCCCCCGCGAGCCCGGCGCGGAGCCGTATCACGACGGCTACAGCCATGTGCTGCGTTTCCCGCTCCGTGTGGCCGACCCGAGCGCGCCCTACCTGCCCCTCGTCCCGCGCTACGTCCATTTCGAAGACCCTGAATACAACCGGCGGCTCGCCTCGCCGTCCGCCCACGCGAGCGTCTCGGTGCAGTTCCCGCAGCAGGCAGCGGGTGGCACAAGCCCGCAGCGCGTCATCACCCTCTCCGCCGAGCGGCGGGAGTGCAACCCCGGCAGCACGCTGGCCATCCGCTTCGACTGGGACGAAGCACCCCCGGGCAGCCCGAGGGTCACGCTCACACTCCAGAAGATCGACCTGGATCAGACCCCGCGCGAGCTGACGAACCCGAACGCCGCAGGCGGGCCGCAAACACTCGACCCGGGCAAACTGTATGAGCTCTCATTGGCGGCACTCCAGAAGGCGAACGGCCCGTTCACCCCTGGCGAGCGTCTACGGCTCGTCCTGCACGTCGACTCGGGCCCGGTGAAGCCGGCGGTGGTGCAGCTCGACATCACCATCGTCGAGGCTCCCGTGATCCCCGCGACCGAGGCCGCGTACGCCCTTCTGCGCAAGCAGGCGGTCGGCGACCGCACGCACGTCGAGTGCCCGCGCTTCGCCTGGGGCCCGGAAGCGCAGCGTGTCGAGCTGGTCAACCCGGCCGACCTCCGCACAGAGGTCGTGCGCCGACGCGCGGTGTTCCAGTTCACCGACTCGACCCGCCCCGGCCGATCCGAGGTCTACGCCATCCAGAAGCTCACCCAGACCGGCTCGACCCACATTCCCCTGGACGGCTGA
- a CDS encoding flavin reductase family protein produces the protein MLDDAIFSNLMHTWRSVASDLDIHFSGAEGLMTFTTTMADSSVFRAVAGRFPSGVAVITAMSGSGPVGFTCQSFTSLSLDPVLISFNVARLSGTWPVIRAAGAFCVNVLAAEQAEIARTFAEAGVDRFAGVGFTCGPGNGAPRLAGAAAWLDATVEEVFGGGDHWIVVGRVSAAVPGDGDRALLFHLGSYSSTAQ, from the coding sequence TTGCTCGATGATGCCATATTCTCGAATCTGATGCATACTTGGAGAAGTGTGGCGAGTGACCTCGATATCCATTTCTCCGGCGCTGAGGGTCTGATGACGTTCACGACGACGATGGCCGACTCCTCCGTCTTCCGGGCCGTGGCCGGGAGGTTTCCCAGCGGTGTCGCAGTGATCACCGCGATGTCCGGGAGCGGGCCGGTCGGATTCACTTGTCAGTCGTTCACGTCGCTGTCTTTGGACCCCGTTCTGATCTCGTTCAACGTTGCGCGGCTCTCGGGCACCTGGCCTGTTATCCGGGCCGCCGGTGCTTTCTGTGTGAACGTGCTGGCCGCGGAGCAGGCGGAGATCGCACGGACCTTCGCCGAGGCGGGTGTCGACCGGTTCGCCGGTGTGGGGTTCACCTGCGGTCCCGGCAACGGCGCCCCCCGGCTGGCGGGGGCCGCCGCCTGGCTGGACGCCACGGTCGAGGAGGTGTTCGGCGGTGGGGACCACTGGATCGTGGTCGGCAGGGTGAGCGCCGCCGTGCCGGGTGATGGAGACCGGGCGCTGCTCTTCCACCTCGGCTCCTACAGTTCGACCGCGCAGTGA
- a CDS encoding phospholipase D family protein, with protein MADIDALRKKYFVQPDDTDPPSEPLPATFSGCRVTPLIDGVGYFSDLATQIAALGNGTPSENGGQFLYIAGWWLHLMGGEVNPAPGSQGASTGPSVGLGQPFSLDGPGAPNHLIDLLKAKAAAGVDVRVLGWISFSIMSDYFILSPAIQSGAVDIRNVNVGTLASIRELRKEPALAEKACLNIIAHSAGASHTKMVLVGNGSSVIGYTGGLDLVGDRHGSQPHPRLQWHDVQAKVEGPAVQAMYDLYRGMWNEVKAREPEPFRYDDAKVYSHTPTTPLVPARVLPATPVGKHHVQSLRTIPRFNYTTFNLLPENKKISFAPDGLFEVRSAWFNAILAAERYVYIEDQGFWSLDVMIWLRAALKARDDLKVILFTGIADPNDSHYPPYAKVSLWNGLLHDLNDQQRNRVRMFSRNVVVHTKSTIVDDHWVIIGSANAFQRSLYSDIEHSVGILDEDDVLARQYRVRLWSDHLGLQTPADQQKIADIDKALNVWNSAWGTPGSGVGVPSTITTVVLPTAETVLSARDKERRDRYVDVDSRQPWGGCLP; from the coding sequence GTGGCTGACATCGATGCTCTGAGAAAGAAGTACTTCGTTCAGCCCGACGATACGGATCCCCCTTCGGAGCCGTTGCCGGCCACGTTCAGCGGCTGCCGGGTCACCCCGCTGATCGACGGCGTCGGCTATTTCAGCGACCTCGCCACGCAGATCGCGGCCCTGGGCAACGGGACTCCGAGCGAGAACGGCGGCCAGTTCCTCTACATCGCCGGCTGGTGGCTTCATCTGATGGGCGGCGAGGTCAATCCCGCGCCCGGCTCCCAGGGAGCCTCGACCGGGCCTTCGGTCGGGCTGGGGCAGCCGTTCTCACTCGATGGCCCCGGAGCCCCGAACCACCTGATCGACCTGCTCAAGGCCAAGGCGGCCGCCGGAGTCGACGTCCGTGTCCTGGGCTGGATCTCGTTCTCCATCATGAGCGACTACTTCATCCTGAGCCCGGCGATCCAGTCGGGGGCCGTCGACATCCGCAATGTCAACGTGGGCACCCTGGCGTCCATCCGCGAGCTGCGCAAGGAACCCGCCCTCGCCGAGAAGGCGTGCCTGAACATCATCGCCCACTCGGCCGGCGCGTCCCATACCAAGATGGTGCTCGTCGGCAACGGCAGCAGCGTCATCGGCTATACCGGCGGGCTCGACCTGGTGGGCGACCGCCACGGCAGCCAGCCGCACCCTCGCCTGCAATGGCACGACGTCCAAGCGAAGGTCGAGGGCCCGGCGGTGCAGGCCATGTACGACCTTTATCGCGGAATGTGGAACGAGGTCAAGGCACGCGAGCCCGAACCCTTCCGCTATGACGACGCCAAGGTCTATAGCCACACGCCCACCACACCCCTCGTGCCGGCGCGCGTCCTGCCGGCCACGCCCGTGGGCAAGCATCACGTCCAGTCGCTGCGCACCATTCCTCGTTTCAACTACACGACGTTCAATCTCCTGCCGGAGAACAAGAAGATCTCCTTCGCCCCGGACGGCCTGTTCGAGGTGCGCTCCGCCTGGTTCAACGCCATCCTCGCCGCCGAGCGCTATGTCTATATCGAGGACCAGGGCTTCTGGAGCCTGGACGTCATGATCTGGCTGAGGGCCGCCCTCAAGGCCCGCGACGATCTCAAGGTGATCCTGTTCACCGGGATCGCCGACCCGAACGACTCGCACTACCCTCCGTACGCGAAGGTCTCGCTCTGGAACGGCCTGCTCCACGATCTGAACGACCAGCAGCGCAACCGGGTGCGCATGTTCAGCCGCAACGTGGTCGTCCACACCAAGAGCACGATCGTCGACGACCACTGGGTGATCATCGGCTCGGCGAACGCCTTCCAGCGCAGTCTCTACAGCGATATCGAGCACTCGGTCGGCATCCTCGACGAGGACGACGTGCTGGCACGGCAGTACCGGGTGCGGCTCTGGAGCGATCATCTCGGCCTGCAGACCCCGGCCGACCAGCAGAAGATCGCCGACATCGACAAGGCGCTCAACGTCTGGAACAGCGCCTGGGGCACGCCGGGCAGCGGGGTCGGCGTGCCGTCCACCATCACCACCGTCGTGCTCCCCACCGCGGAAACGGTGCTCAGCGCCCGTGACAAGGAACGCCGCGACCGCTACGTCGACGTCGACTCGCGCCAGCCGTGGGGGGGTTGCCTGCCGTGA